In Papio anubis isolate 15944 chromosome 20, Panubis1.0, whole genome shotgun sequence, a single window of DNA contains:
- the DMPK gene encoding myotonin-protein kinase isoform X4 translates to MSAEVRLRQLQQLVLDPGFLGLEPLLDLLLGVHQELGASELAQDKYVADFLQWAEPIVVRLKEVRLHRDDFEILKVIGRGAFSEVAVVKMKQTGQVYAMKIMNKWDMLKRGEVSCFREERDVLVNGDRRWITQLYFAFQDENYLYLVMEYYVGGDLLTLLSKFGERIPAEMARFYLAEIVMAIDSVHRLGYVHRDIKPDNILLDRCGHIRLADFGSCLKLQADGTVRSLVAVGTPDYLSPEILQAVGGGPGTGSYGPECDWWALGVFAYEMFYGQTPFYADSTAETYGKIVHYKEHLSLPLADEGVPEEAQDLIQRLLCPPETRLGRGGAGDFRTHPFFFGLDWDGLRDSMPPFTPDFEGATDTCNFDLVEDGLTAMETLSDIREGAPLGVHLPFVGYSYSCMALRDSEVPGPTPMELEAEQLLEPHVQVPSLESSVSPRDETAEVAVPAAIPAAEAEAEVTLRELQEALEEEVLTRQSLSREMEAIRMANQNFASQLREAEARNRDLEAHVRQLQERMELLQAEGATAVTGVPSPRATDPPSHLDGPPAVALGQCPLVGPGPMHRRHLLLPARVPRPGLSEALSLLLFAVALSRAAALGCAGLVVHAGQLTAVWRRPGAARAP, encoded by the exons ATGTCAGCCGAGGTGCGGCTGAGGCAGCTCCAGCAGCTGGTGTTGGACCCCGGCTTCCTGGGGCTGGAGCCCCTGCTCGACCTTCTCCTGGGCGTCCACCAGGAGCTGGGTGCCTCCGAACTGGCCCAGGACAAGTACGTGGCCGACTTCTTGCAGTGGG CGGAGCCCATCGTGGTGAGGCTTAAGGAGGTCCGACTGCACAGGGACGACTTCGAGATTCTGAAGGTGATCGGACGCGGGGCGTTCAGTGAG GTAGCGGTGGTGAAGATGAAGCAGACGGGCCAGGTGTACGCCATGAAGATCATGAACAAGTGGGACATGCTGAAGAGGGGCGAG GTGTCGTGCTTCCGTGAGGAGAGGGACGTGTTGGTGAATGGGGACCGGCGGTGGATCACGCAGCTGTATTTCGCCTTCCAGGATGAGAACTACCTG TACCTGGTCATGGAGTATTACGTGGGTGGGGACCTGCTGACACTGCTGAGCAAGTTTGGGGAGCGGATTCCGGCCGAGATGGCGCGCTTCTACCTGGCGGAGATTGTCATGGCCATAGATTCGGTGCACCGGCTCGGCTACGTGCACAG GGACATCAAACCCGACAACATCCTGCTGGACCGCTGTGGCCACATCCGCCTGGCCGACTTCGGCTCCTGTCTCAAGCTGCAGGCAGATGGAACG GTGCGGTCACTGGTGGCTGTGGGCACCCCAGACTACCTGTCCCCCGAGATCCTGCAGGCTGTGGGCGGTGGGCCTGGGACAGGCAGCTACGGGCCAGAGTGTGACTGGTGGGCGCTGGGTGTGTTCGCCTATGAAATGTTCTACGGGCAGACGCCCTTCTACGCGGATTCCACGGCGGAGACCTACGGCAAGATCGTCCACTACAAG GAGCACCTCTCTCTGCCGCTGGCAGATGAAGGGGTCCCTGAGGAGGCTCAAGACCTCATCCAGCGTCTGCTCTGTCCCCCGGAGACACGGCTGGGCCGGGGTGGAGCAGGTGACTTCCGGACACATCCCTTCTTCTTTGGCCTTGACTGGGATGGTCTCCGAGACAGCATGCCCCCCTTTACACCGGATTTCGAAGGTGCCACCGACACATGCAACTTCGACTTGGTGGAGGACGGGCTCACTGCCATG GAGACGCTGTCGGACATTCGGGAAGGTGCGCCACTGGGGGTCCACCTGCCTTTCGTGGGCTACTCCTACTCCTGCATGGCCCTCAG GGACAGTGAGGTCCCAGGCCCCACACCCATGGAACTGGAGGCCGAGCAGCTGCTTGAGCCACACGTGCAAGTGCCTAGCCTGGAGTCCTCAGTGTCCCCACGGGATGAAACA GCTGAAGTGGCAGTTCCAGCGGCTATCCCTGCGGCAGAGGCTGAGGCCGAGGTGACGCTGCGGGAGCTCCAGgaggccctggaggaggaggtgctCACCCGGCAGAGCCTGAGccgggagatggaggccatcCGCATGGCCAACCAGAACTTTGCCAG TCAACTACGCGAGGCAGAGGCTCGGAACCGGGACCTAGAGGCGCACGTACGGCAGTTGCAGGAGCGGATGGAGTTGCTGCAGGCAGAGGGAGCCACAG cTGTCACGGGGGTCCCCAGTCCCCGGGCCACGGATCCACCTTCCCAT CTAGATGGCCCCCCGGCCGTGGCTCTGGGCCAGTGCCCGCTGGTGGGGCCAGGCCCCATGCACCGCCGCCACCTGCTGCTCCCTGCCAGG GTCCCTAGGCCTGGCCTATCGGAGGCGCTTTCCCTGCTCCTGTTCGCCGTTGCTCTGTCTCGTGCCGCCGCCCTGGGCTGCGCTGGGTTGGTGGTCCACGCCGGCCAACTCACCGCAGTCTGGCGCCGCCCGGGAGCCGCTCGCGCTCCCTGA
- the DMPK gene encoding myotonin-protein kinase isoform X1 — translation MSAEVRLRQLQQLVLDPGFLGLEPLLDLLLGVHQELGASELAQDKYVADFLQWAEPIVVRLKEVRLHRDDFEILKVIGRGAFSEVAVVKMKQTGQVYAMKIMNKWDMLKRGEVSCFREERDVLVNGDRRWITQLYFAFQDENYLYLVMEYYVGGDLLTLLSKFGERIPAEMARFYLAEIVMAIDSVHRLGYVHRDIKPDNILLDRCGHIRLADFGSCLKLQADGTVRSLVAVGTPDYLSPEILQAVGGGPGTGSYGPECDWWALGVFAYEMFYGQTPFYADSTAETYGKIVHYKEHLSLPLADEGVPEEAQDLIQRLLCPPETRLGRGGAGDFRTHPFFFGLDWDGLRDSMPPFTPDFEGATDTCNFDLVEDGLTAMVSGGGETLSDIREGAPLGVHLPFVGYSYSCMALRDSEVPGPTPMELEAEQLLEPHVQVPSLESSVSPRDETAEVAVPAAIPAAEAEAEVTLRELQEALEEEVLTRQSLSREMEAIRMANQNFASQLREAEARNRDLEAHVRQLQERMELLQAEGATAVTGVPSPRATDPPSHMAPRPWLWASARWWGQAPCTAATCCSLPGSLGLAYRRRFPCSCSPLLCLVPPPWAALGWWSTPANSPQSGAAREPLALPEP, via the exons ATGTCAGCCGAGGTGCGGCTGAGGCAGCTCCAGCAGCTGGTGTTGGACCCCGGCTTCCTGGGGCTGGAGCCCCTGCTCGACCTTCTCCTGGGCGTCCACCAGGAGCTGGGTGCCTCCGAACTGGCCCAGGACAAGTACGTGGCCGACTTCTTGCAGTGGG CGGAGCCCATCGTGGTGAGGCTTAAGGAGGTCCGACTGCACAGGGACGACTTCGAGATTCTGAAGGTGATCGGACGCGGGGCGTTCAGTGAG GTAGCGGTGGTGAAGATGAAGCAGACGGGCCAGGTGTACGCCATGAAGATCATGAACAAGTGGGACATGCTGAAGAGGGGCGAG GTGTCGTGCTTCCGTGAGGAGAGGGACGTGTTGGTGAATGGGGACCGGCGGTGGATCACGCAGCTGTATTTCGCCTTCCAGGATGAGAACTACCTG TACCTGGTCATGGAGTATTACGTGGGTGGGGACCTGCTGACACTGCTGAGCAAGTTTGGGGAGCGGATTCCGGCCGAGATGGCGCGCTTCTACCTGGCGGAGATTGTCATGGCCATAGATTCGGTGCACCGGCTCGGCTACGTGCACAG GGACATCAAACCCGACAACATCCTGCTGGACCGCTGTGGCCACATCCGCCTGGCCGACTTCGGCTCCTGTCTCAAGCTGCAGGCAGATGGAACG GTGCGGTCACTGGTGGCTGTGGGCACCCCAGACTACCTGTCCCCCGAGATCCTGCAGGCTGTGGGCGGTGGGCCTGGGACAGGCAGCTACGGGCCAGAGTGTGACTGGTGGGCGCTGGGTGTGTTCGCCTATGAAATGTTCTACGGGCAGACGCCCTTCTACGCGGATTCCACGGCGGAGACCTACGGCAAGATCGTCCACTACAAG GAGCACCTCTCTCTGCCGCTGGCAGATGAAGGGGTCCCTGAGGAGGCTCAAGACCTCATCCAGCGTCTGCTCTGTCCCCCGGAGACACGGCTGGGCCGGGGTGGAGCAGGTGACTTCCGGACACATCCCTTCTTCTTTGGCCTTGACTGGGATGGTCTCCGAGACAGCATGCCCCCCTTTACACCGGATTTCGAAGGTGCCACCGACACATGCAACTTCGACTTGGTGGAGGACGGGCTCACTGCCATGGTGAGCGGGGGCGGG GAGACGCTGTCGGACATTCGGGAAGGTGCGCCACTGGGGGTCCACCTGCCTTTCGTGGGCTACTCCTACTCCTGCATGGCCCTCAG GGACAGTGAGGTCCCAGGCCCCACACCCATGGAACTGGAGGCCGAGCAGCTGCTTGAGCCACACGTGCAAGTGCCTAGCCTGGAGTCCTCAGTGTCCCCACGGGATGAAACA GCTGAAGTGGCAGTTCCAGCGGCTATCCCTGCGGCAGAGGCTGAGGCCGAGGTGACGCTGCGGGAGCTCCAGgaggccctggaggaggaggtgctCACCCGGCAGAGCCTGAGccgggagatggaggccatcCGCATGGCCAACCAGAACTTTGCCAG TCAACTACGCGAGGCAGAGGCTCGGAACCGGGACCTAGAGGCGCACGTACGGCAGTTGCAGGAGCGGATGGAGTTGCTGCAGGCAGAGGGAGCCACAG cTGTCACGGGGGTCCCCAGTCCCCGGGCCACGGATCCACCTTCCCAT ATGGCCCCCCGGCCGTGGCTCTGGGCCAGTGCCCGCTGGTGGGGCCAGGCCCCATGCACCGCCGCCACCTGCTGCTCCCTGCCAGG GTCCCTAGGCCTGGCCTATCGGAGGCGCTTTCCCTGCTCCTGTTCGCCGTTGCTCTGTCTCGTGCCGCCGCCCTGGGCTGCGCTGGGTTGGTGGTCCACGCCGGCCAACTCACCGCAGTCTGGCGCCGCCCGGGAGCCGCTCGCGCTCCCTGAACCCTAG
- the DMPK gene encoding myotonin-protein kinase isoform X7 translates to MSAEVRLRQLQQLVLDPGFLGLEPLLDLLLGVHQELGASELAQDKYVADFLQWAEPIVVRLKEVRLHRDDFEILKVIGRGAFSEVAVVKMKQTGQVYAMKIMNKWDMLKRGEVSCFREERDVLVNGDRRWITQLYFAFQDENYLYLVMEYYVGGDLLTLLSKFGERIPAEMARFYLAEIVMAIDSVHRLGYVHRDIKPDNILLDRCGHIRLADFGSCLKLQADGTVRSLVAVGTPDYLSPEILQAVGGGPGTGSYGPECDWWALGVFAYEMFYGQTPFYADSTAETYGKIVHYKEHLSLPLADEGVPEEAQDLIQRLLCPPETRLGRGGAGDFRTHPFFFGLDWDGLRDSMPPFTPDFEGATDTCNFDLVEDGLTAMETLSDIREGAPLGVHLPFVGYSYSCMALRDSEVPGPTPMELEAEQLLEPHVQVPSLESSVSPRDETAEVAVPAAIPAAEAEAEVTLRELQEALEEEVLTRQSLSREMEAIRMANQNFASQLREAEARNRDLEAHVRQLQERMELLQAEGATGP, encoded by the exons ATGTCAGCCGAGGTGCGGCTGAGGCAGCTCCAGCAGCTGGTGTTGGACCCCGGCTTCCTGGGGCTGGAGCCCCTGCTCGACCTTCTCCTGGGCGTCCACCAGGAGCTGGGTGCCTCCGAACTGGCCCAGGACAAGTACGTGGCCGACTTCTTGCAGTGGG CGGAGCCCATCGTGGTGAGGCTTAAGGAGGTCCGACTGCACAGGGACGACTTCGAGATTCTGAAGGTGATCGGACGCGGGGCGTTCAGTGAG GTAGCGGTGGTGAAGATGAAGCAGACGGGCCAGGTGTACGCCATGAAGATCATGAACAAGTGGGACATGCTGAAGAGGGGCGAG GTGTCGTGCTTCCGTGAGGAGAGGGACGTGTTGGTGAATGGGGACCGGCGGTGGATCACGCAGCTGTATTTCGCCTTCCAGGATGAGAACTACCTG TACCTGGTCATGGAGTATTACGTGGGTGGGGACCTGCTGACACTGCTGAGCAAGTTTGGGGAGCGGATTCCGGCCGAGATGGCGCGCTTCTACCTGGCGGAGATTGTCATGGCCATAGATTCGGTGCACCGGCTCGGCTACGTGCACAG GGACATCAAACCCGACAACATCCTGCTGGACCGCTGTGGCCACATCCGCCTGGCCGACTTCGGCTCCTGTCTCAAGCTGCAGGCAGATGGAACG GTGCGGTCACTGGTGGCTGTGGGCACCCCAGACTACCTGTCCCCCGAGATCCTGCAGGCTGTGGGCGGTGGGCCTGGGACAGGCAGCTACGGGCCAGAGTGTGACTGGTGGGCGCTGGGTGTGTTCGCCTATGAAATGTTCTACGGGCAGACGCCCTTCTACGCGGATTCCACGGCGGAGACCTACGGCAAGATCGTCCACTACAAG GAGCACCTCTCTCTGCCGCTGGCAGATGAAGGGGTCCCTGAGGAGGCTCAAGACCTCATCCAGCGTCTGCTCTGTCCCCCGGAGACACGGCTGGGCCGGGGTGGAGCAGGTGACTTCCGGACACATCCCTTCTTCTTTGGCCTTGACTGGGATGGTCTCCGAGACAGCATGCCCCCCTTTACACCGGATTTCGAAGGTGCCACCGACACATGCAACTTCGACTTGGTGGAGGACGGGCTCACTGCCATG GAGACGCTGTCGGACATTCGGGAAGGTGCGCCACTGGGGGTCCACCTGCCTTTCGTGGGCTACTCCTACTCCTGCATGGCCCTCAG GGACAGTGAGGTCCCAGGCCCCACACCCATGGAACTGGAGGCCGAGCAGCTGCTTGAGCCACACGTGCAAGTGCCTAGCCTGGAGTCCTCAGTGTCCCCACGGGATGAAACA GCTGAAGTGGCAGTTCCAGCGGCTATCCCTGCGGCAGAGGCTGAGGCCGAGGTGACGCTGCGGGAGCTCCAGgaggccctggaggaggaggtgctCACCCGGCAGAGCCTGAGccgggagatggaggccatcCGCATGGCCAACCAGAACTTTGCCAG TCAACTACGCGAGGCAGAGGCTCGGAACCGGGACCTAGAGGCGCACGTACGGCAGTTGCAGGAGCGGATGGAGTTGCTGCAGGCAGAGGGAGCCACAG GTCCCTAG
- the DMPK gene encoding myotonin-protein kinase isoform X6, with amino-acid sequence MSAEVRLRQLQQLVLDPGFLGLEPLLDLLLGVHQELGASELAQDKYVADFLQWAEPIVVRLKEVRLHRDDFEILKVIGRGAFSEVAVVKMKQTGQVYAMKIMNKWDMLKRGEVSCFREERDVLVNGDRRWITQLYFAFQDENYLYLVMEYYVGGDLLTLLSKFGERIPAEMARFYLAEIVMAIDSVHRLGYVHRDIKPDNILLDRCGHIRLADFGSCLKLQADGTVRSLVAVGTPDYLSPEILQAVGGGPGTGSYGPECDWWALGVFAYEMFYGQTPFYADSTAETYGKIVHYKEHLSLPLADEGVPEEAQDLIQRLLCPPETRLGRGGAGDFRTHPFFFGLDWDGLRDSMPPFTPDFEGATDTCNFDLVEDGLTAMVSGGGETLSDIREGAPLGVHLPFVGYSYSCMALRDSEVPGPTPMELEAEQLLEPHVQVPSLESSVSPRDETAEVAVPAAIPAAEAEAEVTLRELQEALEEEVLTRQSLSREMEAIRMANQNFASQLREAEARNRDLEAHVRQLQERMELLQAEGATGP; translated from the exons ATGTCAGCCGAGGTGCGGCTGAGGCAGCTCCAGCAGCTGGTGTTGGACCCCGGCTTCCTGGGGCTGGAGCCCCTGCTCGACCTTCTCCTGGGCGTCCACCAGGAGCTGGGTGCCTCCGAACTGGCCCAGGACAAGTACGTGGCCGACTTCTTGCAGTGGG CGGAGCCCATCGTGGTGAGGCTTAAGGAGGTCCGACTGCACAGGGACGACTTCGAGATTCTGAAGGTGATCGGACGCGGGGCGTTCAGTGAG GTAGCGGTGGTGAAGATGAAGCAGACGGGCCAGGTGTACGCCATGAAGATCATGAACAAGTGGGACATGCTGAAGAGGGGCGAG GTGTCGTGCTTCCGTGAGGAGAGGGACGTGTTGGTGAATGGGGACCGGCGGTGGATCACGCAGCTGTATTTCGCCTTCCAGGATGAGAACTACCTG TACCTGGTCATGGAGTATTACGTGGGTGGGGACCTGCTGACACTGCTGAGCAAGTTTGGGGAGCGGATTCCGGCCGAGATGGCGCGCTTCTACCTGGCGGAGATTGTCATGGCCATAGATTCGGTGCACCGGCTCGGCTACGTGCACAG GGACATCAAACCCGACAACATCCTGCTGGACCGCTGTGGCCACATCCGCCTGGCCGACTTCGGCTCCTGTCTCAAGCTGCAGGCAGATGGAACG GTGCGGTCACTGGTGGCTGTGGGCACCCCAGACTACCTGTCCCCCGAGATCCTGCAGGCTGTGGGCGGTGGGCCTGGGACAGGCAGCTACGGGCCAGAGTGTGACTGGTGGGCGCTGGGTGTGTTCGCCTATGAAATGTTCTACGGGCAGACGCCCTTCTACGCGGATTCCACGGCGGAGACCTACGGCAAGATCGTCCACTACAAG GAGCACCTCTCTCTGCCGCTGGCAGATGAAGGGGTCCCTGAGGAGGCTCAAGACCTCATCCAGCGTCTGCTCTGTCCCCCGGAGACACGGCTGGGCCGGGGTGGAGCAGGTGACTTCCGGACACATCCCTTCTTCTTTGGCCTTGACTGGGATGGTCTCCGAGACAGCATGCCCCCCTTTACACCGGATTTCGAAGGTGCCACCGACACATGCAACTTCGACTTGGTGGAGGACGGGCTCACTGCCATGGTGAGCGGGGGCGGG GAGACGCTGTCGGACATTCGGGAAGGTGCGCCACTGGGGGTCCACCTGCCTTTCGTGGGCTACTCCTACTCCTGCATGGCCCTCAG GGACAGTGAGGTCCCAGGCCCCACACCCATGGAACTGGAGGCCGAGCAGCTGCTTGAGCCACACGTGCAAGTGCCTAGCCTGGAGTCCTCAGTGTCCCCACGGGATGAAACA GCTGAAGTGGCAGTTCCAGCGGCTATCCCTGCGGCAGAGGCTGAGGCCGAGGTGACGCTGCGGGAGCTCCAGgaggccctggaggaggaggtgctCACCCGGCAGAGCCTGAGccgggagatggaggccatcCGCATGGCCAACCAGAACTTTGCCAG TCAACTACGCGAGGCAGAGGCTCGGAACCGGGACCTAGAGGCGCACGTACGGCAGTTGCAGGAGCGGATGGAGTTGCTGCAGGCAGAGGGAGCCACAG GTCCCTAG
- the DMPK gene encoding myotonin-protein kinase isoform X2 yields the protein MSAEVRLRQLQQLVLDPGFLGLEPLLDLLLGVHQELGASELAQDKYVADFLQWAEPIVVRLKEVRLHRDDFEILKVIGRGAFSEVAVVKMKQTGQVYAMKIMNKWDMLKRGEVSCFREERDVLVNGDRRWITQLYFAFQDENYLYLVMEYYVGGDLLTLLSKFGERIPAEMARFYLAEIVMAIDSVHRLGYVHRDIKPDNILLDRCGHIRLADFGSCLKLQADGTVRSLVAVGTPDYLSPEILQAVGGGPGTGSYGPECDWWALGVFAYEMFYGQTPFYADSTAETYGKIVHYKEHLSLPLADEGVPEEAQDLIQRLLCPPETRLGRGGAGDFRTHPFFFGLDWDGLRDSMPPFTPDFEGATDTCNFDLVEDGLTAMVSGGGETLSDIREGAPLGVHLPFVGYSYSCMALRDSEVPGPTPMELEAEQLLEPHVQVPSLESSVSPRDETAEVAVPAAIPAAEAEAEVTLRELQEALEEEVLTRQSLSREMEAIRMANQNFASQLREAEARNRDLEAHVRQLQERMELLQAEGATAVTGVPSPRATDPPSHLDGPPAVALGQCPLVGPGPMHRRHLLLPARVPRPGLSEALSLLLFAVALSRAAALGCAGLVVHAGQLTAVWRRPGAARAP from the exons ATGTCAGCCGAGGTGCGGCTGAGGCAGCTCCAGCAGCTGGTGTTGGACCCCGGCTTCCTGGGGCTGGAGCCCCTGCTCGACCTTCTCCTGGGCGTCCACCAGGAGCTGGGTGCCTCCGAACTGGCCCAGGACAAGTACGTGGCCGACTTCTTGCAGTGGG CGGAGCCCATCGTGGTGAGGCTTAAGGAGGTCCGACTGCACAGGGACGACTTCGAGATTCTGAAGGTGATCGGACGCGGGGCGTTCAGTGAG GTAGCGGTGGTGAAGATGAAGCAGACGGGCCAGGTGTACGCCATGAAGATCATGAACAAGTGGGACATGCTGAAGAGGGGCGAG GTGTCGTGCTTCCGTGAGGAGAGGGACGTGTTGGTGAATGGGGACCGGCGGTGGATCACGCAGCTGTATTTCGCCTTCCAGGATGAGAACTACCTG TACCTGGTCATGGAGTATTACGTGGGTGGGGACCTGCTGACACTGCTGAGCAAGTTTGGGGAGCGGATTCCGGCCGAGATGGCGCGCTTCTACCTGGCGGAGATTGTCATGGCCATAGATTCGGTGCACCGGCTCGGCTACGTGCACAG GGACATCAAACCCGACAACATCCTGCTGGACCGCTGTGGCCACATCCGCCTGGCCGACTTCGGCTCCTGTCTCAAGCTGCAGGCAGATGGAACG GTGCGGTCACTGGTGGCTGTGGGCACCCCAGACTACCTGTCCCCCGAGATCCTGCAGGCTGTGGGCGGTGGGCCTGGGACAGGCAGCTACGGGCCAGAGTGTGACTGGTGGGCGCTGGGTGTGTTCGCCTATGAAATGTTCTACGGGCAGACGCCCTTCTACGCGGATTCCACGGCGGAGACCTACGGCAAGATCGTCCACTACAAG GAGCACCTCTCTCTGCCGCTGGCAGATGAAGGGGTCCCTGAGGAGGCTCAAGACCTCATCCAGCGTCTGCTCTGTCCCCCGGAGACACGGCTGGGCCGGGGTGGAGCAGGTGACTTCCGGACACATCCCTTCTTCTTTGGCCTTGACTGGGATGGTCTCCGAGACAGCATGCCCCCCTTTACACCGGATTTCGAAGGTGCCACCGACACATGCAACTTCGACTTGGTGGAGGACGGGCTCACTGCCATGGTGAGCGGGGGCGGG GAGACGCTGTCGGACATTCGGGAAGGTGCGCCACTGGGGGTCCACCTGCCTTTCGTGGGCTACTCCTACTCCTGCATGGCCCTCAG GGACAGTGAGGTCCCAGGCCCCACACCCATGGAACTGGAGGCCGAGCAGCTGCTTGAGCCACACGTGCAAGTGCCTAGCCTGGAGTCCTCAGTGTCCCCACGGGATGAAACA GCTGAAGTGGCAGTTCCAGCGGCTATCCCTGCGGCAGAGGCTGAGGCCGAGGTGACGCTGCGGGAGCTCCAGgaggccctggaggaggaggtgctCACCCGGCAGAGCCTGAGccgggagatggaggccatcCGCATGGCCAACCAGAACTTTGCCAG TCAACTACGCGAGGCAGAGGCTCGGAACCGGGACCTAGAGGCGCACGTACGGCAGTTGCAGGAGCGGATGGAGTTGCTGCAGGCAGAGGGAGCCACAG cTGTCACGGGGGTCCCCAGTCCCCGGGCCACGGATCCACCTTCCCAT CTAGATGGCCCCCCGGCCGTGGCTCTGGGCCAGTGCCCGCTGGTGGGGCCAGGCCCCATGCACCGCCGCCACCTGCTGCTCCCTGCCAGG GTCCCTAGGCCTGGCCTATCGGAGGCGCTTTCCCTGCTCCTGTTCGCCGTTGCTCTGTCTCGTGCCGCCGCCCTGGGCTGCGCTGGGTTGGTGGTCCACGCCGGCCAACTCACCGCAGTCTGGCGCCGCCCGGGAGCCGCTCGCGCTCCCTGA
- the DMPK gene encoding myotonin-protein kinase isoform X9: protein MVLPVQHVSRGAAEAAPAAGVGPRLPGAGAPARPSPGRPPGAGCLRTGPGQVRGRLLAVGPRSRVSQSVVQEPPVSESRAEPIVVRLKEVRLHRDDFEILKVIGRGAFSEVAVVKMKQTGQVYAMKIMNKWDMLKRGEVSCFREERDVLVNGDRRWITQLYFAFQDENYLYLVMEYYVGGDLLTLLSKFGERIPAEMARFYLAEIVMAIDSVHRLGYVHRDIKPDNILLDRCGHIRLADFGSCLKLQADGTVRSLVAVGTPDYLSPEILQAVGGGPGTGSYGPECDWWALGVFAYEMFYGQTPFYADSTAETYGKIVHYKEHLSLPLADEGVPEEAQDLIQRLLCPPETRLGRGGAGDFRTHPFFFGLDWDGLRDSMPPFTPDFEGATDTCNFDLVEDGLTAMVSGGGETLSDIREGAPLGVHLPFVGYSYSCMALRDSEVPGPTPMELEAEQLLEPHVQVPSLESSVSPRDETAEVAVPAAIPAAEAEAEVTLRELQEALEEEVLTRQSLSREMEAIRMANQNFASQLREAEARNRDLEAHVRQLQERMELLQAEGATAVTGVPSPRATDPPSHLDGPPAVALGQCPLVGPGPMHRRHLLLPARVPRPGLSEALSLLLFAVALSRAAALGCAGLVVHAGQLTAVWRRPGAARAP from the exons ATGGTGCTGCCTGTCCAACATGTCAGCCGAGGTGCGGCTGAGGCAGCTCCAGCAGCTGGTGTTGGACCCCGGCTTCCTGGGGCTGGAGCCCCTGCTCGACCTTCTCCTGGGCGTCCACCAGGAGCTGGGTGCCTCCGAACTGGCCCAGGACAAGTACGTGGCCGACTTCTTGCAGTGGG ccccagatCCAGGGTTTCCCAAAGTGTGGTTCAAGAACCACCTGTATCTGAATCTAGAG CGGAGCCCATCGTGGTGAGGCTTAAGGAGGTCCGACTGCACAGGGACGACTTCGAGATTCTGAAGGTGATCGGACGCGGGGCGTTCAGTGAG GTAGCGGTGGTGAAGATGAAGCAGACGGGCCAGGTGTACGCCATGAAGATCATGAACAAGTGGGACATGCTGAAGAGGGGCGAG GTGTCGTGCTTCCGTGAGGAGAGGGACGTGTTGGTGAATGGGGACCGGCGGTGGATCACGCAGCTGTATTTCGCCTTCCAGGATGAGAACTACCTG TACCTGGTCATGGAGTATTACGTGGGTGGGGACCTGCTGACACTGCTGAGCAAGTTTGGGGAGCGGATTCCGGCCGAGATGGCGCGCTTCTACCTGGCGGAGATTGTCATGGCCATAGATTCGGTGCACCGGCTCGGCTACGTGCACAG GGACATCAAACCCGACAACATCCTGCTGGACCGCTGTGGCCACATCCGCCTGGCCGACTTCGGCTCCTGTCTCAAGCTGCAGGCAGATGGAACG GTGCGGTCACTGGTGGCTGTGGGCACCCCAGACTACCTGTCCCCCGAGATCCTGCAGGCTGTGGGCGGTGGGCCTGGGACAGGCAGCTACGGGCCAGAGTGTGACTGGTGGGCGCTGGGTGTGTTCGCCTATGAAATGTTCTACGGGCAGACGCCCTTCTACGCGGATTCCACGGCGGAGACCTACGGCAAGATCGTCCACTACAAG GAGCACCTCTCTCTGCCGCTGGCAGATGAAGGGGTCCCTGAGGAGGCTCAAGACCTCATCCAGCGTCTGCTCTGTCCCCCGGAGACACGGCTGGGCCGGGGTGGAGCAGGTGACTTCCGGACACATCCCTTCTTCTTTGGCCTTGACTGGGATGGTCTCCGAGACAGCATGCCCCCCTTTACACCGGATTTCGAAGGTGCCACCGACACATGCAACTTCGACTTGGTGGAGGACGGGCTCACTGCCATGGTGAGCGGGGGCGGG GAGACGCTGTCGGACATTCGGGAAGGTGCGCCACTGGGGGTCCACCTGCCTTTCGTGGGCTACTCCTACTCCTGCATGGCCCTCAG GGACAGTGAGGTCCCAGGCCCCACACCCATGGAACTGGAGGCCGAGCAGCTGCTTGAGCCACACGTGCAAGTGCCTAGCCTGGAGTCCTCAGTGTCCCCACGGGATGAAACA GCTGAAGTGGCAGTTCCAGCGGCTATCCCTGCGGCAGAGGCTGAGGCCGAGGTGACGCTGCGGGAGCTCCAGgaggccctggaggaggaggtgctCACCCGGCAGAGCCTGAGccgggagatggaggccatcCGCATGGCCAACCAGAACTTTGCCAG TCAACTACGCGAGGCAGAGGCTCGGAACCGGGACCTAGAGGCGCACGTACGGCAGTTGCAGGAGCGGATGGAGTTGCTGCAGGCAGAGGGAGCCACAG cTGTCACGGGGGTCCCCAGTCCCCGGGCCACGGATCCACCTTCCCAT CTAGATGGCCCCCCGGCCGTGGCTCTGGGCCAGTGCCCGCTGGTGGGGCCAGGCCCCATGCACCGCCGCCACCTGCTGCTCCCTGCCAGG GTCCCTAGGCCTGGCCTATCGGAGGCGCTTTCCCTGCTCCTGTTCGCCGTTGCTCTGTCTCGTGCCGCCGCCCTGGGCTGCGCTGGGTTGGTGGTCCACGCCGGCCAACTCACCGCAGTCTGGCGCCGCCCGGGAGCCGCTCGCGCTCCCTGA